Proteins co-encoded in one Halodesulfovibrio marinisediminis DSM 17456 genomic window:
- a CDS encoding F0F1 ATP synthase subunit gamma, with product MTRRKDLQHYRHSLSEIRNILNAMKTLAYMETRKLSTFLDSQHRVVEGITEVAADFLNFYPDTLPIETDSTPVYLLIGTQRGFCGDFNQAVVRHVDSILTIPSNNSPHLIVIGHKLYNLLPEETSFYARIDGASVVEEVSGILDQIVQALVELQATHPMLSLYSVYHSEEEGIVTEKLLPPFQNEQPEISDFLDPPMINIPPKEFILDVSEQYLFAALHELLYTSLLEENRRRMVHLEGAIKHLDDLSNELTQQFNVLRREEIIEEIEVILLNTGSLDDF from the coding sequence ATGACTCGACGTAAGGATTTGCAGCATTATCGCCATAGCTTGAGCGAGATAAGAAATATTCTAAATGCCATGAAAACATTAGCCTACATGGAAACCCGTAAGCTAAGCACATTTCTTGATTCTCAACACAGAGTTGTAGAAGGCATAACGGAAGTTGCTGCTGATTTTCTTAATTTTTATCCTGATACACTACCGATAGAAACGGATAGCACTCCGGTATATCTTTTGATTGGCACCCAAAGGGGATTCTGTGGTGACTTCAATCAGGCTGTGGTGCGTCATGTTGACTCAATTTTAACTATCCCTTCAAACAATTCCCCCCACTTAATTGTCATCGGGCATAAGCTATATAACCTATTGCCTGAAGAGACTTCATTTTATGCTCGAATCGATGGTGCCAGCGTGGTGGAAGAGGTGTCGGGTATTCTCGATCAAATAGTTCAAGCTCTAGTGGAGTTACAGGCAACACACCCGATGCTGAGTTTGTATAGCGTGTATCATAGTGAAGAGGAGGGGATTGTTACGGAAAAGCTATTACCGCCTTTTCAGAATGAGCAGCCTGAGATATCAGACTTTCTTGATCCACCAATGATCAATATACCTCCCAAAGAATTTATACTGGATGTAAGCGAGCAGTATCTTTTTGCTGCATTGCATGAATTGCTCTACACCTCGTTATTAGAGGAAAATCGTCGTCGCATGGTTCATCTTGAAGGAGCCATTAAGCATCTTGATGACTTATCGAATGAACTGACACAGCAATTCAATGTGCTGCGACGGGAAGAAATTATCGAAGAAATTGAAGTCATTTTGCTTAATACTGGTAGTCTTGATGATTTTTGA
- a CDS encoding plasma-membrane proton-efflux P-type ATPase has translation MTEEHKSVEQVFSELSSSMDGLTSNEVQKRLEQYGPNSLVEKKVNPLLKLLSFFWGPIPWMIEVAAVLSAIVGHWADFIIIVVLLLFNAAIGFFEEHKASNALEALKSQLALKARALRDKKWGEIEAENLVPGDIVRLRLGDVIPADVVLVEGDFFSVDQAALTGESLPVTKVIGDTAYSGSVAKQGEMVAVVSGTGSNTFFGRTAKLVESAGTVSHFQKAVLSIGNYLIYLTLGMVAVLILVGLDRGEKPLELVQFALILTVAAIPVAMPAVLSVTMAVGGLALSKMNAIVSRLEAIEEMAGMNILCSDKTGTLTQNKLTLGDPVLFGAKDNEELLLASSLASKIENGDAIDLAIIAGLTNTDALQEFKQTKFIPFDPVSKRTEAEIKKPDETTFLVTKGAPQTIIGLSDLAEADRAKALKDVDDFATKGFRTLGVARSRENHSWEYLGTLSLFDPPREDSAETISQAYQHGIAVKMITGDNVAIARETSKQLGLGTNIIEAETFFDKDADVQHLSQDIGQRIEVADGFAQVFPEHKFGIVKALQDRGHLTAMTGDGVNDAPALKQADVGVAVSGATDAARAAADLVLTAPGLSVIIQAVEHARMIFERMNSYAIYRITETIRIMIFVVLAILVYNFYPITAIMIILLALLNDVPIMTIAYDNTWLDPKPVQWDMKRVLTVSTALGLIGVIETFGLLILAKVWLGLDIAQIQSFIFLKLAVAGHLTLFVARSRKPFWSRPFPAASMIWSALATKLLATLIVGMGWFMAAVPWKYIGLIWAYCIIWIFIEDWAKLIIYDHLKLESPRQKRFLNRLNVSAHHHAPQEARGTVRSD, from the coding sequence ATGACGGAAGAACATAAAAGCGTAGAGCAGGTCTTTTCTGAACTATCCTCATCCATGGACGGGCTAACATCGAACGAAGTCCAAAAAAGGCTAGAGCAATACGGACCAAACTCCTTAGTTGAAAAAAAGGTCAATCCTTTACTCAAGCTTTTAAGCTTCTTCTGGGGACCAATCCCATGGATGATCGAAGTAGCCGCAGTGCTGTCTGCGATTGTAGGACACTGGGCAGACTTCATAATTATCGTCGTACTGCTACTATTCAACGCCGCTATCGGATTCTTTGAAGAACACAAGGCCTCAAATGCTCTGGAGGCCCTAAAAAGCCAACTAGCCCTCAAGGCACGAGCATTACGGGACAAAAAGTGGGGAGAGATAGAGGCTGAAAATCTGGTACCCGGCGATATCGTTCGATTACGTTTAGGAGACGTCATTCCGGCAGACGTGGTTCTTGTAGAAGGAGACTTTTTCAGCGTAGACCAAGCCGCCCTCACTGGCGAATCTCTACCGGTCACCAAAGTTATAGGCGACACGGCTTACTCCGGTTCAGTGGCAAAACAAGGCGAGATGGTTGCCGTAGTTTCCGGCACTGGTTCCAACACCTTTTTTGGACGCACAGCAAAGCTAGTGGAGTCTGCAGGTACAGTATCCCACTTTCAGAAAGCCGTACTCTCCATCGGTAACTACCTAATATATCTTACTCTTGGAATGGTAGCTGTGCTCATTCTTGTAGGTCTTGATCGTGGAGAAAAACCTCTTGAACTCGTTCAGTTTGCATTGATCTTGACTGTCGCCGCCATTCCGGTGGCAATGCCCGCCGTTCTTTCAGTAACCATGGCCGTGGGCGGTTTGGCTTTATCCAAGATGAACGCCATCGTTTCCCGTCTGGAAGCTATCGAAGAAATGGCTGGAATGAATATTTTGTGCTCAGACAAAACAGGTACTTTAACCCAAAACAAACTCACGTTGGGTGATCCAGTTCTCTTCGGGGCTAAGGACAACGAGGAGTTACTCCTAGCCAGCTCATTAGCCAGCAAAATAGAGAACGGAGATGCCATTGATTTGGCTATCATAGCGGGACTAACTAATACGGACGCTCTTCAGGAATTCAAACAAACTAAATTTATCCCCTTTGACCCTGTAAGCAAACGTACCGAGGCTGAAATTAAAAAGCCTGACGAAACAACATTTCTGGTCACCAAAGGTGCACCACAGACAATCATCGGGTTGAGTGACTTGGCCGAGGCTGACAGAGCCAAGGCATTAAAAGACGTAGATGATTTTGCTACCAAGGGCTTCCGAACGTTGGGGGTTGCCCGATCCAGAGAAAATCATTCATGGGAATATCTAGGCACATTGTCTTTGTTTGATCCACCACGTGAAGACTCTGCTGAAACCATATCCCAAGCTTATCAACACGGTATTGCAGTAAAAATGATCACCGGTGACAACGTGGCAATCGCACGAGAGACATCCAAGCAATTGGGACTTGGTACCAACATCATTGAAGCCGAAACATTTTTTGACAAAGACGCAGACGTACAACACCTCAGCCAAGATATAGGCCAGCGCATTGAGGTTGCTGATGGATTCGCTCAGGTTTTTCCCGAACACAAATTCGGCATTGTTAAAGCTCTTCAAGATCGGGGGCACCTTACAGCCATGACTGGTGACGGTGTCAACGACGCCCCCGCCCTGAAGCAGGCTGACGTGGGAGTAGCCGTATCTGGAGCCACCGACGCAGCTCGGGCGGCAGCTGATCTAGTTCTTACTGCTCCCGGTCTGTCCGTCATTATTCAAGCTGTTGAACATGCTCGAATGATCTTCGAACGCATGAATTCCTACGCTATCTACCGTATCACTGAAACCATCCGCATTATGATCTTCGTGGTATTGGCTATTCTGGTTTATAATTTCTACCCGATCACGGCCATCATGATCATCCTGCTTGCGCTGCTCAATGATGTCCCCATCATGACTATTGCCTACGACAACACCTGGCTGGACCCTAAGCCTGTGCAATGGGATATGAAGCGCGTTCTGACCGTATCCACGGCACTGGGACTAATCGGCGTAATTGAAACATTTGGTTTGCTAATTCTTGCCAAGGTCTGGTTAGGGCTGGACATAGCTCAAATCCAGTCTTTCATCTTCCTTAAGCTGGCAGTAGCCGGACACCTTACCCTATTCGTAGCTCGTTCTCGTAAGCCATTCTGGAGCAGACCATTCCCTGCAGCTTCCATGATATGGTCCGCTCTGGCCACAAAGCTTCTAGCTACCCTCATAGTTGGGATGGGCTGGTTCATGGCCGCCGTACCCTGGAAGTACATCGGACTAATCTGGGCTTACTGCATCATTTGGATTTTTATTGAAGACTGGGCAAAACTGATCATTTACGACCACTTAAAACTGGAAAGTCCACGCCAAAAACGCTTCCTCAACCGTCTCAACGTATCCGCACATCATCATGCGCCCCAAGAAGCGCGAGGTACGGTCCGATCTGACTGA
- the gltS gene encoding sodium/glutamate symporter, which translates to MPIVDGVLNINAFISVTLGIIVLFVGKRLNDAIPFLRDFSIPEAVTGGLLFSFLVALIHFFLGISVEFDLSARDILLIYFFTTIGLNAKLKDLLDGGKKLIILLGITLSYMIIQNFTGISVSSIFGLPTPVGLLGGTVSLIGGHGTAIAWAPRIADNYGVRNAMEIGIACATFGLVLASLMGGPVAKFLISRHNLEPEEAGAPDIGFSEDDGRKDIGHLDFLDALLALQLAGILGYVLNEAVEETGLQLPLFVTCMFGGIILSNIIPENMPRLITGTRWPSRTPAMALIADVTLGTFLAMSLMSMQLWTLIDLAGPIITILMAQFVVTVAINILIVFPSMGKDYNAAVISAGFGGFSLGATPTAMANMAAVTQRYGPSHIAFVVVPLVGSFFIDIANAFIIPFFLTKF; encoded by the coding sequence ATGCCTATTGTTGACGGTGTACTTAATATTAACGCTTTTATCTCTGTAACTTTGGGCATCATCGTTCTTTTTGTAGGGAAACGACTTAATGACGCCATCCCATTTTTACGGGACTTCAGCATTCCTGAGGCTGTTACCGGAGGTTTACTTTTTTCATTCTTGGTTGCCTTGATCCATTTTTTTCTTGGAATTTCTGTTGAGTTTGATCTTTCTGCAAGAGACATCTTGTTAATTTATTTTTTTACAACCATTGGGTTGAACGCCAAGTTGAAGGATTTGCTTGATGGGGGAAAGAAGCTCATCATTCTTTTGGGGATCACATTGTCCTACATGATCATCCAAAACTTCACAGGAATTTCGGTGTCCTCAATCTTTGGCTTACCCACTCCGGTAGGGTTGCTCGGCGGCACTGTTTCATTAATCGGTGGGCACGGTACAGCCATCGCCTGGGCACCTAGGATTGCGGATAACTATGGTGTTCGTAATGCAATGGAAATAGGGATTGCCTGTGCAACGTTTGGTCTTGTTTTGGCAAGTTTAATGGGCGGGCCTGTCGCAAAGTTTCTGATTAGTCGGCATAATCTTGAACCTGAAGAAGCAGGTGCTCCTGATATCGGTTTTTCAGAAGATGATGGACGAAAAGACATTGGCCATCTTGATTTTCTTGATGCCTTATTAGCCTTACAATTGGCAGGAATACTAGGATATGTGCTAAATGAAGCTGTCGAAGAGACAGGGCTTCAGTTGCCCCTTTTTGTTACCTGTATGTTTGGCGGTATTATTCTTTCGAACATAATTCCAGAAAATATGCCGCGATTAATAACGGGGACTAGGTGGCCCAGTCGTACTCCTGCAATGGCTTTAATCGCTGATGTTACTTTGGGTACATTTTTGGCAATGTCGTTGATGAGTATGCAGCTTTGGACTCTGATTGATCTTGCCGGGCCAATAATTACAATTCTGATGGCCCAATTTGTAGTCACTGTCGCAATTAATATTCTGATAGTTTTCCCGTCGATGGGTAAGGACTATAATGCAGCGGTTATTTCAGCAGGATTTGGAGGGTTTTCGCTTGGTGCCACCCCGACAGCTATGGCCAATATGGCTGCAGTTACACAACGTTACGGTCCTTCGCATATAGCCTTTGTCGTTGTGCCTCTGGTCGGTTCGTTTTTCATTGATATTGCGAATGCCTTCATCATCCCATTCTTTCTTACAAAATTTTAG
- a CDS encoding DUF3313 domain-containing protein has product MKKMFVILIAVFMLAGCSSRQPSSGFLGEQTKYAELQEDPTLENAKVWRKPGVGRIVDNYDAVIVAPVELWLPQETIENSNISLEELQMLAQFFHDALVRELSKVTKVVDKPGPRVLRIELAITYVKETDKVMNAITSVVPVGVVVSYTSRAVTGKHTNVGEIAIEAIGRDSMSGEVVGMYSDVKSGGKYSSANYERLGQAKSAIDEWAETMRKRFEERARQNAK; this is encoded by the coding sequence ATGAAAAAAATGTTTGTAATTCTTATAGCTGTCTTCATGCTTGCTGGTTGTTCATCGCGTCAGCCATCTTCTGGTTTTTTAGGTGAACAAACCAAGTATGCAGAGCTTCAGGAAGACCCTACTCTTGAGAATGCGAAAGTGTGGCGTAAGCCTGGAGTGGGCAGGATCGTCGATAACTACGACGCAGTTATTGTGGCGCCTGTTGAACTCTGGTTGCCTCAGGAGACAATTGAAAATAGCAATATTTCTCTTGAAGAGCTGCAGATGCTTGCACAGTTCTTCCATGATGCACTGGTGAGAGAATTGAGCAAGGTTACAAAGGTCGTCGATAAACCGGGGCCAAGAGTACTCCGCATCGAGCTTGCAATAACATACGTAAAAGAAACAGATAAAGTGATGAACGCGATTACGTCTGTAGTGCCTGTTGGTGTAGTTGTTTCGTATACTTCACGTGCTGTGACAGGAAAACATACGAATGTAGGCGAAATTGCAATTGAAGCAATTGGTCGTGATTCAATGAGCGGTGAAGTAGTAGGAATGTACTCTGACGTAAAGAGTGGTGGTAAGTATTCTTCTGCTAATTACGAGAGATTGGGACAGGCAAAGAGTGCTATTGATGAGTGGGCAGAGACTATGCGTAAGCGCTTCGAAGAAAGAGCAAGACAAAACGCAAAATAA
- a CDS encoding YhdT family protein, with the protein MKKPTQDWRFAQANKEALLSLGAYALYFIWWFVFGYGMGDGDPEQYSYVWGMPEWFFYSCIVGYPLITVFLWGVLRFFFKEVPLDDEVPDTDENELTSADSNKGNIA; encoded by the coding sequence ATGAAAAAGCCGACACAGGACTGGCGTTTTGCTCAGGCCAACAAGGAAGCTTTGCTATCTTTGGGGGCCTACGCTCTGTACTTCATTTGGTGGTTCGTTTTCGGATACGGAATGGGTGACGGAGATCCGGAGCAGTATTCTTATGTTTGGGGCATGCCAGAGTGGTTCTTTTATAGCTGTATCGTTGGATATCCTTTGATTACTGTCTTTCTTTGGGGAGTTTTAAGGTTCTTTTTTAAAGAAGTGCCTCTTGATGATGAAGTTCCTGATACTGACGAGAACGAATTGACTTCCGCAGATTCCAATAAAGGAAACATTGCATGA